From a single Apium graveolens cultivar Ventura chromosome 2, ASM990537v1, whole genome shotgun sequence genomic region:
- the LOC141707887 gene encoding uncharacterized protein LOC141707887 isoform X2 — protein sequence MNVTMNMEVLWRRSLLKWQVGSSMLILCPFLFDQFYWAKRMFWLGVSPEPLKRCDMVPVDGNYTSIKEAAEKLARSISYALSPEVRACALEVAEKLSLEEWHISSLSGHGINFIKNTRS from the exons ATGAAT GTTACCATGAATATGGAGGTACTTTGGCGGAGGAGTTTATTGAAGTGGCAAGTGGGGTCTTCAATGCTG ATATTGTGTCCATTTCTTTTCGATCAGTTCTATTGGGCAAAAAGGATGTTCTGGCTTGGAGTTTCCCCAGAACCATTAAAGAGATGTGACATGGTTCCAGTTGATGGTAACTATACAAGCATTAAAGAAGCTGCAGAAAAATTAGCAAGGTCCATAAGTTATGCCCTGTCTCCAGAAGTTAGAGCATGTGCTTTGGAGGTTGCTGAAAAATTATCTCTTGAG GAATGGCATATATCTTCTCTTTCTGGACATGGTATAAACTTTATAAAGAATACCAGATCGTAG
- the LOC141707887 gene encoding uncharacterized protein LOC141707887 isoform X1 yields MLVFSFMLLLLLVRVSDPPSSICLRFLLLTVHVMLLLLPLNMRSSGRKRWKKDEMLPAVVENKHVIMLEYEHPPKDVAYVNELIDECYHEYGGTLAEEFIEVASGVFNADIVSISFRSVLLGKKDVLAWSFPRTIKEM; encoded by the exons ATGCT tGTCTTCAGTTTTATGTTGTTGTTGCTATTGGTCCGCGTTTCCGATCCGCCATCTTCCATTTGTCTGAG ATTTTTGCTGCTTACGGTTCACGTTATGTTGCTGCTATTGCCTCTGAATATGCGTTCTTCAGGCAGGAAAAGGTGGAAGAAGGATGAAATGTTGCCTGCTGTCG TTGAAAATAAGCACGTCATAATGCTGGAGTATGAGCATCCTCCTAAAGATGTTGCTTATGTCAATGAATTGATTGATGAAT GTTACCATGAATATGGAGGTACTTTGGCGGAGGAGTTTATTGAAGTGGCAAGTGGGGTCTTCAATGCTG ATATTGTGTCCATTTCTTTTCGATCAGTTCTATTGGGCAAAAAGGATGTTCTGGCTTGGAGTTTCCCCAGAACCATTAAAGAGATGTGA